ATTAATATCTGTTAGTAAATTAGTGGAAGATAAATTCGCAGTCATTGTAAATAATTCAGGTAGTTAAATAGAAATAAATGGGTGTTATGTCATAATTGATGCAGTAAAAAATTGGTTACGTTCAATTTCAATGTTACAATATTTGTGTTTTAAATATGTTTTGTGTGGCTGTCCTTGTGGCAGAAATTCCGTttgtcgcagatggtgaatttgctGTTGGGATGGAATTCAGTTCAAGGGAAGCTGTTATTAAGGCGATAAAAGAGTATACCATACGAAGAAGCGTAGACTACCGGGTATATGAATTTgagccgttgacattttatgcTAAGTGTACATAGTATGGGTCaggtgtgattggcttatccgggttagcatgatcagccgggagtactgttgggttataaggaggtataatggcAGTCACACATGCACCAGAGCAACAATTTCTCAGGATCATTCGAAGTTGGATTCAAAtacaattgcagaagcaataaagccattGGTTGAGGTTGACCCCTCCTTAAAGGTAAAATCGGTTATAGCAGAGGTGCAATCGAAGTTCAACTACACCGTTAGTTATcggaaagcatggttggctaagcaaaaggcagtggaaaaaatatttggaggctGGGAAGCATCGTACGAAGCCTTGCCAATATGGTTTGGGGCCATGTGTCATAAGGATCCATCAGTTGTTGTtcattttgagactatgcctgcatatcaaggTGATGACTTGGTGGCTGACATTCGGGTATTGCATCAAGTCttttggagttattacccctgcattagagcattcagacattgtaagccAGTTGTCCAGGTGGATGGGACACACTTGTATGGAAAGTACAAGGGTTGTCTACTAGTGGCAGTTTCACAAGATGGCAACAACAATATCGTCCCAATTGCATTTGCTATTatggagggagagacttctgatgcatgATACTTTTTCCTTAGTAACCTTCGTCAGCATGTTGTAACTCGGGATGGTGTGGGACTGATATCCGACCACCATGAATCCATAAATGCCGCTGTGGAATGGAGTAATGGTGCTTGGTCACCTCCAAGAGCTTTCCATATGTTTTGCATCAGACATATAGAATCGAATTTGCTGAGGAAATTCAAGGCCCCGTACTTGCAGAAACTGGTCGTCAATTTAGGTAACGCTCAGTGTagctaattaatttaataaaacattTACGTTCAATAAGTGTGTTTACCTCTTTGTGTTTGTTTGTATCTTTTTATCATACAAGATACTCGAGGACGGTGCGGGAGTATGAAGTTCGCTACCAACGTTTACGAGAACGGGGCGAGGCCTACACTAACTGGTTAAATTGAATCCCCCGCGAACAGTACGCGTTGGATTTTGATGGTGGGTATCGATGGGGTCATATGACGACGAATCTAGTGGAATGCATCAACTCAGTATTGAAGGGTGCTCGCAATCTACCCATCACTGCCCTTGTGAAGGCAACATTTTACAGGCTTAACGAGTTGTTCACACGAAAAAGGGCGGAGGCGGAAGCCCGGATTAATGCTGGGCATGTGTTTTCTGAAGTCGTCACCTCGAAGTTGCATGCAAACCAACTTGCATCAGAAAACATACAGGTTAGTTGCTTTGACTGGCTGAATGAGGTATTTGAGGTGCATGAGATGCCCAGTAGACTGGAGTTTGTAGTCGACCTACGAGGCCTTCGATGTGACTGTGGTGAGTTCCAGGTGGATAGAGTCTCCTGTCGACATGTGTTCGCATGTTGTGCCAACCAGCGACTGGACTGGCAACTGTATGTGCATGATGTGTATAAGATGGACCAAGTTCGGCGTGTGTACCAAGCAAGGTTTAGGCCACTAGGTAACCCGACTACATGGCCTGGTTACAATGGACCTCGATTCATACCAAATCCATTCCTGAGACGAGTGACAAAAGGCCGACCCAGAATGACGcgcttcttgaatgagatggacacgcGTATGTTACGTCGGCCTAGGCGATGTACGCTTTATGGAGCTGAGAGACACAGCCATAGTAGATGCCGTCGGTCCGGTGGTGCAAATGCCGGTGGAGGTACTCAGTAGATTCACATTCTCATATGATAAGACATATGTAGCATTACTTAATATGACATGAGTTGTCCACCTTtgttaagaaattattttatgtAACATGACCTGCTCTATGTAGTGATATAAATGTCAACAATCTAGTATTATTCTCCACCTGTTTCATTATATAATATGATATCAACTGTCGAAATGGCTTAATTTGATATGCCATTCCTAGTTAtgtattcaaaattttgaaacactAATACATAGTCCAGGACCTTAATACATAAATAAGGtcattaatactaaaatattatgAACATACAAACTGATGTTACCACAGTCCATTTCATTAATACATACTGTCCAATGCATATAAAGTATTCTAAACATAATCCACATCATTAATTTACAAATAAGTTAATTACACCACAACTACTTTCTCATTGCCCACTTCACGTCCTTCACAAAGTTCTTGCATTTTTTAGCGGCCTTTTTGAACACGGACGGAGTGTAGCGATTAGCGCTACGGCGTGGCGAATCAATCCTCAGATTGTAACCTTTGGCTTTGTCATCCGGAGTGTCACAATGACCTGCATACAATTTAATCAAAACAATTATAATTATGGTTTTAGGTAATCGAAACAAGAGAGATACCACATATCATTTAATCAAATCAGATGGAGACACGAATAATGAACACCAAATGAGTCACTAGTAGAACATGTAAAGCAAAATACACAATAATATTACCATCATTACGCAATTCCTCATCGTCATCGAACTCCTCTATATTGTCCTCCTCAGCATCATCCTCGTCATCCGGTTCATCTACTAGATACGCATTGGTGTCTTCTTGGAGTGTGTTAGCATCTTCTTCAAGAGGTACCATGGAAACACGGTTAGGATTTTGACTATTAAGAACTCCGCGCCCACCTTCACTTCTACTAGAGTCAACAGACACAAATCCTCCAGAAGCAACCGATGAGGTATGGCATGGAAGCCTCGCATCCAACGAATACCTACCTGCTATGAAATCAGGCTGACTGCGATATTGTGAATGTCCAGCATCTGCAGCCATGAACCCAAGCAATTGGCTAAAAGAACCTCCTCCTGTTTCAAACTGTGGCATACCCCAATATTGTTGATGCATTGGATATGATGTGGTAAACTGTGTCTGAGGTACATACTGGCCTGAGGATTGAGGTTGATCTTGTGGAATCGGATTGGGAGGTGGTGGTGGCGGTGATAGCGGCTCCTGTTCCTCATTGTCATCATCCGCATCCTGGCTACCCTCTTCCATATCCTCATTACCCTGATCCATCTCCTCATTACCCTCATCCATATCCTggttaccctcatcattctcttcTACAACAAGGTTCGACAAATACAATCGGTCCCCAAATTTGGATCGGTACCAGTTCATGTAAGACTCCAATGGATATTGTGAGGGCATTGGAACCTCAGAAACAACGTGGTTATACCTGTTTGTCCACATCATTACCCAATATGAATGACTCGGTGCCGTGGCCCAGTTAAGATTCTTAGGACCAGTCAGGACTTCTCCGTCCGCCTCGTCCAGATTCTGTTCCTGACAAGGTACCCCCTGAACTAAACTGAACTGTCGCCTAATCCTATCGGTAGCATGCCACTCAATGCATTCGAATGATACCAACGGCACTGTTGCGCTCCAAACAACCGACTGCATGTAGATTTCAGGGGGAATTATATTCGGATCCACGCGATCAACAGAATAAGCATACCACACAAACTGCCAATCATAAATGAAACTCATATTACAACCCACATCACAGTTACAATACCAATGCTTCGTCATATTTAGCTCAAATAGAAAATCTGAAAGTAATACATCTTTAAATGAAAACTAACCTGGCCTTCCTGAAGTTCATCAAAAGCCTTCCTAAAGTGACTTAGTGTCAGATATCTATATCGGCGGTCACCAcgctcccagttacgccacctaaTATGATATAATTAACTAGTGCAACTGAATTCTAATTATCAAGAAACGGATTCATTGCAACATAATATTACCTATTTGCTAGCGGAAAACTACGGGGCTCCCTAGGAAGAGGCGATAGATAAGGCAGTCGGATCCAAGCCCATCCGAGCAGAAGTGTCAGTGGACCATCGATTTCCTTACAGTTAAAGCGTGATGCCCTGCATAGTGCCCTGTAGAGGTGAGCTAAGCATGCTGATCCCCAGCTGTACTGAACAATACTCCCGAAATCACGTAGCAATGGTAGAAACTTCCAGTGCACACATGCCCCAGATTTATCCCCAAACAAGATCGTCCCGATAAGCAACATAATGTGGCACTTCACATACCTATGTATACTTATCTCATCAGTAAACTGTAAATTTTCTTTCAGATCTCGCAGCCACGTCAGTTTTATACAGCATCCTCGACACTGGTCCTTAGACGGTGCAACTCCAAATTGATCCAAACACTCAGCCTGTAACGCTTCGACACTACTCATTGCCATCCCCGTTACTGGAAGACCATCCGTCGGAAGACCAAGAATTAAAGCCACGTCTTCAAGAGTTACGGCACATTCACCAATGGGAAGGTGGAACGTGTGTGTATCTGGGTGCCACCGTTCGATTAGAGCGTTCACAAGTGCTTTCTGGCACTATACTACACCAATTTGCGATGCATGATAAAACCCAGTAACTCGTAAATACTCCTCAACCCTATCGTCGTACCGATCAAGAGGAAGTAGATGGTTACACGTCAACATTCTTAATTCCTACAAAAAAAGATCACAAATTATCAGTCAACTAATTAACCAATTCTAACTCACTACTTGGCGACAAGAAATTAATTAGAAGAACAAATCATTAACAAAAATTGCACAACTAACTCAACAACTCATATTAGTTGAAGCCACAGAACATTCATAAATTATTTGACTAAGTCAAAGTAAAACAAATATTTACAAGAAATATTTCACTAATCCTTGAAATTTCTCAAAACTAACTCTTAATGACATCAACTAATAAATACATTCCTAATCAATTCACAAAAATATGACAACATTAGACATGCTGGTTATTTATTTATTCGCAGTAGAGTCCAGTTTTTCTAATATATAAC
The sequence above is drawn from the Arachis hypogaea cultivar Tifrunner chromosome 4, arahy.Tifrunner.gnm2.J5K5, whole genome shotgun sequence genome and encodes:
- the LOC140184159 gene encoding uncharacterized protein is translated as MTTNLVECINSVLKGARNLPITALVKATFYRLNELFTRKRAEAEARINAGHVFSEVVTSKLHANQLASENIQVSCFDWLNEVFEVHEMPSRLEFVVDLRGLRCDCGEFQVDRVSCRHVFACCANQRLDWQLYVHDVYKMDQVRRVYQARFRPLGNPTTWPGYNGPRFIPNPFLRRVTKGRPRMTRFLNEMDTRMLRRPRRCTLYGAERHSHSRCRRSGGANAGGGTQ
- the LOC140184447 gene encoding uncharacterized protein, with the translated sequence MAMSSVEALQAECLDQFGVAPSKDQCRGCCIKLTWLRDLKENLQFTDEISIHRYVKCHIMLLIGTILFGDKSGACVHWKFLPLLRDFGSIVQYSWGSACLAHLYRALCRASRFNCKEIDGPLTLLLGWAWIRLPYLSPLPREPRSFPLANRWRNWERGDRRYRYLTLSHFRKAFDELQEGQFVWYAYSVDRVDPNIIPPEIYMQSVVWSATVPLVSFECIEWHATDRIRRQFSLVQGVPCQEQNLDEADGEVLTGPKNLNWATAPSHSYWVMMWTNRYNHVVSEVPMPSQYPLESYMNWYRSKFGDRLYLSNLVVEENDEGNQDMDEGNEEMDQGNEDMEEGSQDADDDNEEQEPLSPPPPPPNPIPQDQPQSSGQYVPQTQFTTSYPMHQQYWGMPQFETGGGSFSQLLGFMAADAGHSQYRSQPDFIAGRYSLDARLPCHTSSVASGGFVSVDSSRSEGGRGVLNSQNPNRVSMVPLEEDANTLQEDTNAYLVDEPDDEDDAEEDNIEEFDDDEELRNDGHCDTPDDKAKGYNLRIDSPRRSANRYTPSVFKKAAKKCKNFVKDVKWAMRK